Within Elusimicrobiota bacterium, the genomic segment ATCGCGACGGCGCGCGCCGGAGCTTCACCGAGGGATTGGCCCGCGCCCGAGGCCCTGGGAGAGAAGAGGAGTCCCGACATATCCGCGCGGCTATGAGAGCCCTGGGATTGGAGCAGTCTCCGAGAACACCGCCGGCCGCGCCGCGCCACCTAAAAAAGAGCTCGGCGCCGCGCCTTCAACCCTTCTGGACCGCGCAGGCCTACTCCGCGCTGAGGGCGAAAAACCGGCGGCTGGCCCTCGAGTTCCTGGCCAAGGCCATGAGCTCGGCCCGCGCCCCCGGGGACCTGCACGCCGCCGCCTTGGGCTACCAGGAGGCGGGAGACCTAAAGACCGCCCTGCGTCTCTTGAATGGGCTCGCCCGCCGCGCGCCGCCGCGCGCCGAATATCTCAAGGATTTGGGGATATGCCTGTACCGTAGCGGGAATGTCGCGGAAGCAATTAAAAGCCTGGAAGCCGCGGTCAGGCTCGACCCGGAGGGGCCGCAAGCCCTGATGAGCCTCGGCTCGATATACCAGTCCCAGGGGCGCCTAAGGCAAGCCCTCAAGCTCTACGACTCGGCCCTGGCGGCGGGGCTCGGGGGCAAGGAGCTCAATGCCAGGATTCGAGACAGCCGGAAAGAAATACTTTCTCTGCCGCGCAAGCCCTGAAGCGGCTCAGGGCTTGCGCTTCTCCTGGATGAACTCGATCTTATTGTCCTCTGGGTCGAATCCCGTGACGCAGCGCGCCCCCCACTCCTCGTCGGCCGGAGGCTTGGGGAACTTCACCTTGTCCTTGAGCCGCTCGTAGAGGGCGTCCACGTCGTCCACCCTGAAGCCGAAGCCGCAGCGAGACGCGCTGGCTCCGCCGGCCCCCTTCAAGTCCTCGATGTCCTTGCGGTCCTTGTGGATCACGAGCCATTGGTCCTGGCCCAAATTAAGGACGACGCAGTCCGGACAGTCGTGGTGCACGGGCAGGCCGAGGACTCCGGAGTAAAAGCGCGCCACCTTCTCGACGTCCAAGGCCTTGATGATGACGTTGTAAAATCCCCGAATTCCGGCGACGGTCTGGGTCATGCTCTCACCTCGCTAAACTCAATCATACTATACTCCCCCCGCCGCCTCCTACAGCCTCTCCAGGACGTTCAGCCAGCGCGGGTAGAAATCCTCCAGGCTCGGGTAGCGCTCCCGAGAGGCCTCGTACTCCTCAAGGCCCTTCAACACCGGACCCAGGAAGGCGTAGCCCGAGCGCAGGTAGGCCCGTTCGATTTCCTCGGCCGCCCCGGCTCCCTCTTTTTGCCTGAGCAGGCGGCAGCTGGGTGCCAGGACCAGATGCTCGGAAAAGCAGTCGAGCCACCCCGACCTGCGCGCGTGCCCGGAGATCCGGGCATGAAGCCGCGAGAAATTTCCGATTCGTTCGGCGTATTTTTCCGCCCAAGCGTCCATGACCGCGTGGGAGAGCTCGTGCCAGGCCTTGGCTTGGAAGAGCGGCCTTGAGACCGGGCTGATCCCGTCCCAGAGCCCCGCCTCCGGGTCCGACGGGCAGATGACGGTCCAGCTCTCGGCTCTTCCGCCCGGCCTTTGCGCCTGGTCGCTGTAGGAGGTCCTGAAGGCCAGGGGCGAGACCATCACGATGAAGTCCGCCTTGACCTCGACTCCAAGGTAGCATGAAAGGCCGGCCGAATAATCTTCTCCCGCGAGGGCCTCCCTCACGGGAGCCGCCCAGCGCGACAGGCGCTCGCGCCACGGGTCGAAGAACTCCAGGAAGCGGGAGCGCTCCGCCAAGGAGCGCAGGGCGCCGAGAAGAGCCGCGTCCCTGCCGTTGGGACCCGGAACCGCCGCCCACTCGAGCCTGGGCAAGGCAGAGGCCTTGAGAAGGGTTCCGGCCACCTGAAACCAACGGAAGGCCGCTGGCTCCTGCAGCGATCCGCGAACCGCGGCCAAGGCGGGGTCCCCGGAGAACGCCGCGAATCTCCTGCGCGACTCCCGCGCGTACTCGAGGACGTCGGGGGAGGACTTCTCCAAAAAAGCCGGCAAGGGGCCGGGTTCGATAAGTCCTTGAACCGCAGCCAAAAGCTCGATGCGCGCGTCCACGGAGACGATGGGCCTGGCCTTGAGCCTCAGGGCTTCCTTAAAAGAAGCCAAGGCCTCGTCCAAGCGCCCGGCTTGGCGAAGGTTGGCGCCGCGCAAGGCCAGAAGTGCCGCGGCCGCCTCGCGCGCATCCTCCCGAAGAAGCTGAGCAGGCAAGGGCAGGCTCTCCCAGACTCGGCCGGCTACTTCCGGGCCGGCCTCGTCTATGAGCTCGCCGTAGGTCCCTCGCCAATATTGGGGCGAGACGCTGATTTTCTCGTAGTATTGGCGCAGGTCCTCCTCCTGGCCTACGGCATCGCCTTGGCGTCCCCGGAGGGCCGCCCGGGCCTTCAACAGCTCCCCGTTTCCGGGGCCGATCTTGAGGCCTTCATCGTACGAGGCCAAAGCCTCGTTGGAGCGCCCCAGGGCTTCCAGGGCCCGGCCGATGAAGAAATGTATCTCGGGAAAACGGTCATTAAGTTCGGCGGAGCGCTTGAAATCCACCAGGGCCGGCTCGGGCCGGCCCCGCTCCAGCCTCAGGCATCCCCGCCAAAGGAAGGCCTGCGGATAATCGGGGCGCTCGGCCGCGGCTTGATCCAGGTCTTTCTCGGCTTGGTCGAGATCCCCGAGTCGGCGCGCCGACTCCCCCCGCCAAGCCAACGCCCAGGCGCGCCGCTTGCCGAGCTCGCCCGAAAGGGCGCGCTCCAGGTCCTGGCGCGCCCCGGCGAAATCGCCCAGCTTGAGGCGCGTCTGCCCCCGCCAGGCCCGCGCCCAGACGGCCTCCGGGTGCTCGGCAAGGCACCCATCGAGAAGTCCGTTCGCCTCCAGCAGGGCCTTTTCATCCTTGGGCATCTTGCCCTGGACCCACTCGCAGGTGGGGTTGAGGTCGCAGGCGCGGTTGACGTCCTCGACCGCGCCCAGGATGTCTCCCAGGCGGCGGCGAATCAGGCTTCTCTTGAGGAAGGCCCATTCCTCCTGCTGCGAGAGCTCGATGGCCTTGTCGAGATCGTCCAGGGCCTCGTCCAAGCGCCCGAGCCGGGCCTGGCAGACGCCGTGGCCGATGTAGGCCCAATCGTAATTCTGACGGCAGGCGATGGCCTTGTCGAAATCCGAGACCGCGGCCTCCAGGCGCCCCAGCTTTTCCTGGGCCTGGCCGCGCAGTTTGTAGTACTCGGCGCATTCCGGGGCCAGGCCCACGGCCCGGTCGAGGCTTTCCACCGCATCGGCGAAACGCCCAAGGGCGCCCAAGGCGGTCGCCAGCCAAAAGTGCCCCTGAGGCTCCTCCGGGTGGAGCGCGATCCCGCGCGAGATTTCCGCCGCCGCGTCCTCGTAGCGGTTGGCCACCCGCTTGACGAAACCCCGGAATATCATCAACGCTCCGCATCTGGGATGCGCCAGGAGCGCCTCGTCCAGGGGCCTTAAATTCTCCGCCGCGGTCTTGTAGCGGACGATGCCGGTCCTGGCCTTCTTCAGCGTTTCGTGGACCCGACGCGCGGCCTTGGCCGCGTCTTTGGGCATGAGCTTAATGATGCGCTCGGCCCCCTGCTCGGAGTTCTGGACCGAGGCCCGGGAGAAAATTTTCATGGGGAAGCGGCGAGGGCCTTCATCTCGTCCACGAGCCTCGGGAAGAAGGATTGGAAGTTGGGATAACGCGCCTTTTGGATCTCGAACTCGACCAATCGGGAGGCCAGAGCCTTCACGTAGGCTTGCGCCGGAGACTGCGGGAGGGGTATATCCCGGCCCAGGAGGCGCTTGCTTATGCGCAGGCTCAGCGCGGAAATGACCAAGTGCTTGGCGCAGGCCTCCCAGGAGGGCGGGCAATCCCGGGCCGCCGGCCCGTAAAGGGCCGAGAGCCCCTTGATCTTCTCCTCCGAGTCGACAAATCCCCATTCCACGGGGATATACAAGGGCTTATAGCCGTCTCCGTCCTGGAAGAAATCGCCGAGGCCGAAATAAGGCCGACCGTCCCGGATATTCGGCAGGCCGTGAATGGTGAAAACCGAGAAAGGCCCCTTGCCCTTTCTTCCCGGGCCCTGGTAGGGGTAGGGCCATATGAAGGAAGTGAAGCGGCTGCGGCTGTAGAGAAGGGGAAGGATGACGGTCATGCGGCAGTCAAGATCCTGGCGCAGGTATGATTGCATCAAGGCCAAATAGTCCGTCCCGTCCAGCTCCTGGCGGGCCAAGCTCTCGTAGCGCGCGTAGCCCCTGGAATGCTCGCGGTAAAATTCCATGAACTTGGAGGCCCTGGCGAAATCGCGCATTTCCACGAGGAAGCTCTCGACCGCTCCGATTCCTCCGAGCGACTCAATGAAGCCCTGGGGGAGTCTGGCGCGCGGAACCTTCCAGGCCAGGACCGGGGGCTCGGTTAAAAAGAAAAAAATGATGCCGAAGGCCTCCTCGCTCGGGCGCCTCGAGGCCGCGGCCGCATAGGCCTTCACGGCGGGATGCGAGCGAAAAGCCGCGAAGCGCTTTCGAACCAAGGACGGCTCCGGATAGATTCCCTCCGACGACTCCCCCAGCCCCGCTAGGCGCTGGACCGCGCCCAGAAGCTCGAAGCGGGGATCGACGGCGACGGAGAGATTCGAGCTCCCCCAGGCCGCGCCGGAGCGCGCCAGGAGAAGAAAAAGGGTCACTTTCCGGCGCAGGCCCAAAGCTCGTCCTCCGTGAACTTAAGCTCCGAAACCCTGCGATTGAGGAGGAGAAACGAGAGCAAGGAGGAATGCCCGGCGAACGGCGCTGAAATGTCGAGAGCAAGGAAGGAGGGCCAGGACAGGGGCTCGGCGAAGCGAACAGCCCACCAATCCGCCGAGCGCGCCATGCTCGCGACCGGATGCAGGCGGTGGAGGGCCGCGAAGGCCGCCTTGAGCTCCGGGTGACCCATCATCCCGGGAGAGAAGGCGCGGTCTTGGCCGGCGGACTTGGCGGAAAGAACGGACCCCGAAACAAAACGGTCCGCGGCTGGGTCCCATACGAGCTCGAGCCAAGGAAAACCTGGCGCGGGGGCGCAGCACCTGGGGCCCATTTTGGAGAGCCCCAGGACCCGGGCGGCAGCGGCAGACCAGGAGGCGTAATTCTCCGATCCGCCTCCATAGCGAAAGCCCAGTTTTTTTGCCGGCCCGATGCTCGACAGCATCAGCTCCCAAGAGCCCTCACGGCAAACCTCGTCCAATCGTCCGAGGAAAGCCTTCAACTCCCCGCATTCCAGCGCCGGAAAGGATTCAAGGAGGGCTCTCAGCCACTCGTCTCGCTCGACCCGGTTCAAGCCGCCGCCTCCACGGAGAGCGGCGCGGCCGCCGCCGCGCTCCCTCCAGGGCTCAAGAACGGCGCGCGGCCCACTTTGTCCTCGAACTCCGCGCTCTTGTGGAATCCCGTGTCGAACAAGGAGTGCTCCTTGCGGTGCTTCAAGCAGTTTTCCCGGGCCTCATCCACCAGGGCCGGTGGAAACCACTGCATGCCGTGGAACAGGAACCCTAGCTCCCTCCACATCCCCAGGAGGAATTCCCGGCCGAATTCGGTAAAGGCCCCGTAGAAAGCCAGCGAGCGCAAGGCCGTTTCGACCTGGAAGAGGCGTTGGGCCACGTTGAGCATGGAGTCCACCGATGCCTTCTCTCGATAGGAAGTGTTCGAAACCGCGCTTAGAAGATATCCGGCCACGTTCAGGAAGGCGTGCGCCCCCAGGAGAAGCCCGCGCAGGCGGCGGGCGTCCGGCCTCCACGGGGAATAGAAAACCTGACCGCCCTGTCCCGGCAGAAGCAGGGGCTCGGCCACGAGGAGCTGATTTATTTTTTGGTGGCAGAACTCATGGATCAAGGTCTCGGCCTGGAGCAGGGGATCACCCGAATGCGACAGGCAGATGGCCCCGCGCAAATTCACGTAGGAGGAGCTGACACTGCCAAAACCCATCGAGTTCTCAAGCGGTATGATCACTCGAACCATGTCCCGAAATTCCCCGAAAAGGCCCGGAGCTCGGGCTTCCATGTCGGAAAGGGCCTTTCGCAGCGCCGCGCAAAACCGCTCGCGCGCCTCCCCCTCCGGATGGGCCAGGCCGTGCATGGTCACCCCATGGGCGATAAGCCAGGCCCGATCCTCAAATTCAATGCCGGGAAGGATCTCCTCGCAAGGGCGGGCGGTCTTGCCACCCGCCTCGAG encodes:
- a CDS encoding DUF4932 domain-containing protein, yielding MKIFSRASVQNSEQGAERIIKLMPKDAAKAARRVHETLKKARTGIVRYKTAAENLRPLDEALLAHPRCGALMIFRGFVKRVANRYEDAAAEISRGIALHPEEPQGHFWLATALGALGRFADAVESLDRAVGLAPECAEYYKLRGQAQEKLGRLEAAVSDFDKAIACRQNYDWAYIGHGVCQARLGRLDEALDDLDKAIELSQQEEWAFLKRSLIRRRLGDILGAVEDVNRACDLNPTCEWVQGKMPKDEKALLEANGLLDGCLAEHPEAVWARAWRGQTRLKLGDFAGARQDLERALSGELGKRRAWALAWRGESARRLGDLDQAEKDLDQAAAERPDYPQAFLWRGCLRLERGRPEPALVDFKRSAELNDRFPEIHFFIGRALEALGRSNEALASYDEGLKIGPGNGELLKARAALRGRQGDAVGQEEDLRQYYEKISVSPQYWRGTYGELIDEAGPEVAGRVWESLPLPAQLLREDAREAAAALLALRGANLRQAGRLDEALASFKEALRLKARPIVSVDARIELLAAVQGLIEPGPLPAFLEKSSPDVLEYARESRRRFAAFSGDPALAAVRGSLQEPAAFRWFQVAGTLLKASALPRLEWAAVPGPNGRDAALLGALRSLAERSRFLEFFDPWRERLSRWAAPVREALAGEDYSAGLSCYLGVEVKADFIVMVSPLAFRTSYSDQAQRPGGRAESWTVICPSDPEAGLWDGISPVSRPLFQAKAWHELSHAVMDAWAEKYAERIGNFSRLHARISGHARRSGWLDCFSEHLVLAPSCRLLRQKEGAGAAEEIERAYLRSGYAFLGPVLKGLEEYEASRERYPSLEDFYPRWLNVLERL
- a CDS encoding DUF4932 domain-containing protein — its product is MGLRRKVTLFLLLARSGAAWGSSNLSVAVDPRFELLGAVQRLAGLGESSEGIYPEPSLVRKRFAAFRSHPAVKAYAAAASRRPSEEAFGIIFFFLTEPPVLAWKVPRARLPQGFIESLGGIGAVESFLVEMRDFARASKFMEFYREHSRGYARYESLARQELDGTDYLALMQSYLRQDLDCRMTVILPLLYSRSRFTSFIWPYPYQGPGRKGKGPFSVFTIHGLPNIRDGRPYFGLGDFFQDGDGYKPLYIPVEWGFVDSEEKIKGLSALYGPAARDCPPSWEACAKHLVISALSLRISKRLLGRDIPLPQSPAQAYVKALASRLVEFEIQKARYPNFQSFFPRLVDEMKALAASP
- a CDS encoding VOC family protein → MTQTVAGIRGFYNVIIKALDVEKVARFYSGVLGLPVHHDCPDCVVLNLGQDQWLVIHKDRKDIEDLKGAGGASASRCGFGFRVDDVDALYERLKDKVKFPKPPADEEWGARCVTGFDPEDNKIEFIQEKRKP